In Antechinus flavipes isolate AdamAnt ecotype Samford, QLD, Australia chromosome 3, AdamAnt_v2, whole genome shotgun sequence, a genomic segment contains:
- the APBB1 gene encoding amyloid beta precursor protein binding family B member 1 isoform X5, with translation MFSQDFFLAIILQDSSPDSFWNRNSFETDSDLPSGWMRVQDTSGTYYWHIPTGTTQWEPPGRAPPSQGSSPTEESQLTWTGFGHGETFEDGEFWKDVASEEPPMEPERKDSEDGALPFQALNIGTGLPQEQEKLPLLNTNLGAKCFAVRSLGWVEMTEEELAPGRSSVAVNNCIRQLSYHKHNLHDPAQGGWGEGKDMLLQLEDETLKLVEPHGQTVLHSQPIISIRVWGVGRDSGRDFAYVARDKLTQMLKCHVFRCEAPAKNIATSLHEICSKIMAERRSARCLVNGLSLDHSKLVDVPFQVEFPAPKNELVQKFQVYYLGNVPVAKPVGVDVINGALESVLATSSREQWTPSHVSVAPATLTILHQQTEAVLGECRVRFLSFLAVGRDVHTFAFIMAAGPSTFCCHMFWCEPNAASLSEAVQAACMLRYQKCLDARPQASSSCLPAPPADSVARRVGCTVRKGVQSLLGTLKPKRLGTHTP, from the exons ATGTTCTCTCAAGACTTCTTCCTCGCCATCATCCTGCAGGACAGCAGCCCAG ACTCCTTCTGGAACCGGAATTCATTCGAGACGGATTCAGACCTGCCTTCCGGATGGATGAGGGTCCAGGATACCTCAGGAACCTATTATTGGCACATCCCTACTGGAACCACCCAATGGGAGCCTCCTGGCCGGGCCCCACCTTCACAAGGGAGCAGCCCCACTGAAGAGTCTCAG CTCACCTGGACTGGCTTCGGTCATGGGGAGACCTTTGAGGATGGCGAGTTCTGGAAG GATGTGGCCAGTGAAGAACCCCCCATGGAGCCAGAAAGGAAGGACTCTGAAGATGGAGCCCTGCCCTTCCAAGCTCTGAACATTGg CACTGGCTTGCCCCAAGAGCAAGAGAAGTTACCCCTTCTGAACACCAATCTGGGGGCCAAG TGCTTTGCGGTGCGCTCTCTGGGCTGGGTGGAGATGACCGAAGAGGAGCTGGCCCCTGGACGAAGCAGTGTAGCTGTCAACAATTGCATCCGCCAGCTCTCCTACCACAAACACAACCTGCATGACCCAGCCCAGGGAGGCTGGGGGGAG GGAAAGGACATGCTGCTGCAGCTGGAGGATGAAACACTGAAGCTGGTGGAGCCCCACGGACAGACAGTGTTGCATTCACAGCCCATCATCAGCATCCGTGTGTGGGGCGTCGGGCGGGACAGCGGAAG GGACTTTGCCTACGTGGCCCGGGACAAGCTGACCCAGATGCTCAAGTGTCACGTGTTTCGCTGTGAAGCACCCGCCAAGAACATAGCCACCAGTCTGCATGAGATCTGCTCGAAG ATCATGGCTGAACGTCGAAGTGCTCGCTGCCTAGTGAATGGCCTGTCTTTGGATCACTCCAAACTGGTGGACGTTCCCTTTCAAG tGGAATTCCCAGCCCCGAAGAACGAGCTGGTACAGAAGTTCCAAGTCTATTACCTAGGGAATGTGCCTGTTGCTAAGCCAGTGG GTGTGGATGTGATCAATGGGGCATTGGAATCAGTTCTGGCCACCAGTAGCAGGGAGCAGTGGACCCCTAGTCACGTCAGTGTGGCTCCTGCTACCCTTACCATCTTGCACCAGCAG ACTGAGGCAGTTCTGGGAGAATGCAGGGTACGGTTCCTGTCTTTCCTGGCGGTGGGCAGAGATGTCCACACTTTCGCTTTCATCATGGCTGCTGGCCCTTCCACTTTCTGCTGCCACATGTTCTGGTGTGAGCCCAATGCAGCCAGCCTCTCTGAAGCTGTACAGGCTGCCTGCATG CTTCGGTACCAGAAGTGCCTGGATGCTCGTCCCCAGGCCTCCAGCTCTTGTCTCCCAGCACCCCCTGCGGACTCGGTTGCTCGTCGCGTGGGCTGCACTGTCCGAAAGGGGGTCCAGTCTCTTCTGGGCACACTCAAACCTAAAAGGCTAGGAACCCATACACCCTGA
- the APBB1 gene encoding amyloid beta precursor protein binding family B member 1 isoform X3: protein MFSQDFFLAIILQDSSPDSFWNRNSFETDSDLPSGWMRVQDTSGTYYWHIPTGTTQWEPPGRAPPSQGSSPTEESQLTWTGFGHGETFEDGEFWKDVASEEPPMEPERKDSEDGALPFQALNIGTGLPQEQEKLPLLNTNLGAKCFAVRSLGWVEMTEEELAPGRSSVAVNNCIRQLSYHKHNLHDPAQGGWGEGKDMLLQLEDETLKLVEPHGQTVLHSQPIISIRVWGVGRDSGRERDFAYVARDKLTQMLKCHVFRCEAPAKNIATSLHEICSKIMAERRSARCLVNGLSLDHSKLVDVPFQVEFPAPKNELVQKFQVYYLGNVPVAKPVGVDVINGALESVLATSSREQWTPSHVSVAPATLTILHQQTEAVLGECRVRFLSFLAVGRDVHTFAFIMAAGPSTFCCHMFWCEPNAASLSEAVQAACMLRYQKCLDARPQASSSCLPAPPADSVARRVGCTVRKGVQSLLGTLKPKRLGTHTP from the exons ATGTTCTCTCAAGACTTCTTCCTCGCCATCATCCTGCAGGACAGCAGCCCAG ACTCCTTCTGGAACCGGAATTCATTCGAGACGGATTCAGACCTGCCTTCCGGATGGATGAGGGTCCAGGATACCTCAGGAACCTATTATTGGCACATCCCTACTGGAACCACCCAATGGGAGCCTCCTGGCCGGGCCCCACCTTCACAAGGGAGCAGCCCCACTGAAGAGTCTCAG CTCACCTGGACTGGCTTCGGTCATGGGGAGACCTTTGAGGATGGCGAGTTCTGGAAG GATGTGGCCAGTGAAGAACCCCCCATGGAGCCAGAAAGGAAGGACTCTGAAGATGGAGCCCTGCCCTTCCAAGCTCTGAACATTGg CACTGGCTTGCCCCAAGAGCAAGAGAAGTTACCCCTTCTGAACACCAATCTGGGGGCCAAG TGCTTTGCGGTGCGCTCTCTGGGCTGGGTGGAGATGACCGAAGAGGAGCTGGCCCCTGGACGAAGCAGTGTAGCTGTCAACAATTGCATCCGCCAGCTCTCCTACCACAAACACAACCTGCATGACCCAGCCCAGGGAGGCTGGGGGGAG GGAAAGGACATGCTGCTGCAGCTGGAGGATGAAACACTGAAGCTGGTGGAGCCCCACGGACAGACAGTGTTGCATTCACAGCCCATCATCAGCATCCGTGTGTGGGGCGTCGGGCGGGACAGCGGAAG AGAGAG GGACTTTGCCTACGTGGCCCGGGACAAGCTGACCCAGATGCTCAAGTGTCACGTGTTTCGCTGTGAAGCACCCGCCAAGAACATAGCCACCAGTCTGCATGAGATCTGCTCGAAG ATCATGGCTGAACGTCGAAGTGCTCGCTGCCTAGTGAATGGCCTGTCTTTGGATCACTCCAAACTGGTGGACGTTCCCTTTCAAG tGGAATTCCCAGCCCCGAAGAACGAGCTGGTACAGAAGTTCCAAGTCTATTACCTAGGGAATGTGCCTGTTGCTAAGCCAGTGG GTGTGGATGTGATCAATGGGGCATTGGAATCAGTTCTGGCCACCAGTAGCAGGGAGCAGTGGACCCCTAGTCACGTCAGTGTGGCTCCTGCTACCCTTACCATCTTGCACCAGCAG ACTGAGGCAGTTCTGGGAGAATGCAGGGTACGGTTCCTGTCTTTCCTGGCGGTGGGCAGAGATGTCCACACTTTCGCTTTCATCATGGCTGCTGGCCCTTCCACTTTCTGCTGCCACATGTTCTGGTGTGAGCCCAATGCAGCCAGCCTCTCTGAAGCTGTACAGGCTGCCTGCATG CTTCGGTACCAGAAGTGCCTGGATGCTCGTCCCCAGGCCTCCAGCTCTTGTCTCCCAGCACCCCCTGCGGACTCGGTTGCTCGTCGCGTGGGCTGCACTGTCCGAAAGGGGGTCCAGTCTCTTCTGGGCACACTCAAACCTAAAAGGCTAGGAACCCATACACCCTGA
- the APBB1 gene encoding amyloid beta precursor protein binding family B member 1 isoform X4 has translation MRVQDTSGTYYWHIPTGTTQWEPPGRAPPSQGSSPTEESQLTWTGFGHGETFEDGEFWKDVASEEPPMEPERKDSEDGALPFQALNIGTGLPQEQEKLPLLNTNLGAKCFAVRSLGWVEMTEEELAPGRSSVAVNNCIRQLSYHKHNLHDPAQGGWGEGKDMLLQLEDETLKLVEPHGQTVLHSQPIISIRVWGVGRDSGRERDFAYVARDKLTQMLKCHVFRCEAPAKNIATSLHEICSKIMAERRSARCLVNGLSLDHSKLVDVPFQVEFPAPKNELVQKFQVYYLGNVPVAKPVGVDVINGALESVLATSSREQWTPSHVSVAPATLTILHQQTEAVLGECRVRFLSFLAVGRDVHTFAFIMAAGPSTFCCHMFWCEPNAASLSEAVQAACMLRYQKCLDARPQASSSCLPAPPADSVARRVGCTVRKGVQSLLGTLKPKRLGTHTP, from the exons ATGAGGGTCCAGGATACCTCAGGAACCTATTATTGGCACATCCCTACTGGAACCACCCAATGGGAGCCTCCTGGCCGGGCCCCACCTTCACAAGGGAGCAGCCCCACTGAAGAGTCTCAG CTCACCTGGACTGGCTTCGGTCATGGGGAGACCTTTGAGGATGGCGAGTTCTGGAAG GATGTGGCCAGTGAAGAACCCCCCATGGAGCCAGAAAGGAAGGACTCTGAAGATGGAGCCCTGCCCTTCCAAGCTCTGAACATTGg CACTGGCTTGCCCCAAGAGCAAGAGAAGTTACCCCTTCTGAACACCAATCTGGGGGCCAAG TGCTTTGCGGTGCGCTCTCTGGGCTGGGTGGAGATGACCGAAGAGGAGCTGGCCCCTGGACGAAGCAGTGTAGCTGTCAACAATTGCATCCGCCAGCTCTCCTACCACAAACACAACCTGCATGACCCAGCCCAGGGAGGCTGGGGGGAG GGAAAGGACATGCTGCTGCAGCTGGAGGATGAAACACTGAAGCTGGTGGAGCCCCACGGACAGACAGTGTTGCATTCACAGCCCATCATCAGCATCCGTGTGTGGGGCGTCGGGCGGGACAGCGGAAG AGAGAG GGACTTTGCCTACGTGGCCCGGGACAAGCTGACCCAGATGCTCAAGTGTCACGTGTTTCGCTGTGAAGCACCCGCCAAGAACATAGCCACCAGTCTGCATGAGATCTGCTCGAAG ATCATGGCTGAACGTCGAAGTGCTCGCTGCCTAGTGAATGGCCTGTCTTTGGATCACTCCAAACTGGTGGACGTTCCCTTTCAAG tGGAATTCCCAGCCCCGAAGAACGAGCTGGTACAGAAGTTCCAAGTCTATTACCTAGGGAATGTGCCTGTTGCTAAGCCAGTGG GTGTGGATGTGATCAATGGGGCATTGGAATCAGTTCTGGCCACCAGTAGCAGGGAGCAGTGGACCCCTAGTCACGTCAGTGTGGCTCCTGCTACCCTTACCATCTTGCACCAGCAG ACTGAGGCAGTTCTGGGAGAATGCAGGGTACGGTTCCTGTCTTTCCTGGCGGTGGGCAGAGATGTCCACACTTTCGCTTTCATCATGGCTGCTGGCCCTTCCACTTTCTGCTGCCACATGTTCTGGTGTGAGCCCAATGCAGCCAGCCTCTCTGAAGCTGTACAGGCTGCCTGCATG CTTCGGTACCAGAAGTGCCTGGATGCTCGTCCCCAGGCCTCCAGCTCTTGTCTCCCAGCACCCCCTGCGGACTCGGTTGCTCGTCGCGTGGGCTGCACTGTCCGAAAGGGGGTCCAGTCTCTTCTGGGCACACTCAAACCTAAAAGGCTAGGAACCCATACACCCTGA
- the APBB1 gene encoding amyloid beta precursor protein binding family B member 1 isoform X2, which produces MSASLSPQPDVVNDNSRVGPVLSLALPLQAAHNQLLNAKLQSVAAAPKGLRSAMGEGGGAESGPANAKWVKEGQNQLRRAATAHQDQNRNMTLGGEPAPTVASSAKGLLHLYSELEISARNAANCGHLGSGLLIDLGPPEPQALPCSQEEEEGEEKAAGEEEDEEEEEEEEEEEEDLSSPPGPCEPLEGSEGNPAQRTQPDGPRDHSKSASLLFGMRNSAASDEDSSWATLSQGSPSYGSPEETDSFWNRNSFETDSDLPSGWMRVQDTSGTYYWHIPTGTTQWEPPGRAPPSQGSSPTEESQLTWTGFGHGETFEDGEFWKDVASEEPPMEPERKDSEDGALPFQALNIGTGLPQEQEKLPLLNTNLGAKCFAVRSLGWVEMTEEELAPGRSSVAVNNCIRQLSYHKHNLHDPAQGGWGEGKDMLLQLEDETLKLVEPHGQTVLHSQPIISIRVWGVGRDSGRDFAYVARDKLTQMLKCHVFRCEAPAKNIATSLHEICSKIMAERRSARCLVNGLSLDHSKLVDVPFQVEFPAPKNELVQKFQVYYLGNVPVAKPVGVDVINGALESVLATSSREQWTPSHVSVAPATLTILHQQTEAVLGECRVRFLSFLAVGRDVHTFAFIMAAGPSTFCCHMFWCEPNAASLSEAVQAACMLRYQKCLDARPQASSSCLPAPPADSVARRVGCTVRKGVQSLLGTLKPKRLGTHTP; this is translated from the exons ATGTCTGCATCGTTGAGCCCACAACCTGATGTGGTAAATGACAACAGCCGTGTGGGTCCAGTGCTGAGCCTGGCACTGCCCCTGCAGGCTGCCCATAACCAGCTGTTGAACGCCAAGCTACAGAGTGTGGCAGCAGCACCCAAGGGCCTTCGAAGCGCCATGGGAGAAGGTGGTGGGGCTGAATCAGGCCCAGCCAATGCCAAGTGGGTGAAAGAGGGTCAGAACCAGCTACGACGGGCAGCCACAGCTCACCAAGACCAGAACCGAAACATGACCCTGGGTGGAGAACCGGCCCCTACTGTGGCTTCTAGCGCCAAAGGCTTGCTGCATCTCTACTCAGAATTAGAGATCTCTGCCCGAAATGCTGCCAACTGTGGGCACTTGGGTTCTGGTCTCCTCATTGATCTTGGCCCACCTGAGCCTCAGGCCCTGCCCTGTAgccaagaggaagaggaaggagaagagaaggcagctggagaagaggaagatgaagaagaagaggaggaggaagaggaagaagaagaggactTGTCCTCTCCCCCTGGACCTTGTGAGCCTCTGGAGGGCAGTGAGGGTAACCCTGCTCAGCGGACCCAACCAGATGGTCCTCGAGATCACAGCAAGAGTGCTAGTCTCCTGTTTGGCATGAGGAACAGTGCGGCCAGTGATGAAGATTCAAGCTGGGCCACCCTATCACAAGGCAGCCCTTCCTATGGCTCCCCGGAGGAAACAG ACTCCTTCTGGAACCGGAATTCATTCGAGACGGATTCAGACCTGCCTTCCGGATGGATGAGGGTCCAGGATACCTCAGGAACCTATTATTGGCACATCCCTACTGGAACCACCCAATGGGAGCCTCCTGGCCGGGCCCCACCTTCACAAGGGAGCAGCCCCACTGAAGAGTCTCAG CTCACCTGGACTGGCTTCGGTCATGGGGAGACCTTTGAGGATGGCGAGTTCTGGAAG GATGTGGCCAGTGAAGAACCCCCCATGGAGCCAGAAAGGAAGGACTCTGAAGATGGAGCCCTGCCCTTCCAAGCTCTGAACATTGg CACTGGCTTGCCCCAAGAGCAAGAGAAGTTACCCCTTCTGAACACCAATCTGGGGGCCAAG TGCTTTGCGGTGCGCTCTCTGGGCTGGGTGGAGATGACCGAAGAGGAGCTGGCCCCTGGACGAAGCAGTGTAGCTGTCAACAATTGCATCCGCCAGCTCTCCTACCACAAACACAACCTGCATGACCCAGCCCAGGGAGGCTGGGGGGAG GGAAAGGACATGCTGCTGCAGCTGGAGGATGAAACACTGAAGCTGGTGGAGCCCCACGGACAGACAGTGTTGCATTCACAGCCCATCATCAGCATCCGTGTGTGGGGCGTCGGGCGGGACAGCGGAAG GGACTTTGCCTACGTGGCCCGGGACAAGCTGACCCAGATGCTCAAGTGTCACGTGTTTCGCTGTGAAGCACCCGCCAAGAACATAGCCACCAGTCTGCATGAGATCTGCTCGAAG ATCATGGCTGAACGTCGAAGTGCTCGCTGCCTAGTGAATGGCCTGTCTTTGGATCACTCCAAACTGGTGGACGTTCCCTTTCAAG tGGAATTCCCAGCCCCGAAGAACGAGCTGGTACAGAAGTTCCAAGTCTATTACCTAGGGAATGTGCCTGTTGCTAAGCCAGTGG GTGTGGATGTGATCAATGGGGCATTGGAATCAGTTCTGGCCACCAGTAGCAGGGAGCAGTGGACCCCTAGTCACGTCAGTGTGGCTCCTGCTACCCTTACCATCTTGCACCAGCAG ACTGAGGCAGTTCTGGGAGAATGCAGGGTACGGTTCCTGTCTTTCCTGGCGGTGGGCAGAGATGTCCACACTTTCGCTTTCATCATGGCTGCTGGCCCTTCCACTTTCTGCTGCCACATGTTCTGGTGTGAGCCCAATGCAGCCAGCCTCTCTGAAGCTGTACAGGCTGCCTGCATG CTTCGGTACCAGAAGTGCCTGGATGCTCGTCCCCAGGCCTCCAGCTCTTGTCTCCCAGCACCCCCTGCGGACTCGGTTGCTCGTCGCGTGGGCTGCACTGTCCGAAAGGGGGTCCAGTCTCTTCTGGGCACACTCAAACCTAAAAGGCTAGGAACCCATACACCCTGA
- the APBB1 gene encoding amyloid beta precursor protein binding family B member 1 isoform X1 → MSASLSPQPDVVNDNSRVGPVLSLALPLQAAHNQLLNAKLQSVAAAPKGLRSAMGEGGGAESGPANAKWVKEGQNQLRRAATAHQDQNRNMTLGGEPAPTVASSAKGLLHLYSELEISARNAANCGHLGSGLLIDLGPPEPQALPCSQEEEEGEEKAAGEEEDEEEEEEEEEEEEDLSSPPGPCEPLEGSEGNPAQRTQPDGPRDHSKSASLLFGMRNSAASDEDSSWATLSQGSPSYGSPEETDSFWNRNSFETDSDLPSGWMRVQDTSGTYYWHIPTGTTQWEPPGRAPPSQGSSPTEESQLTWTGFGHGETFEDGEFWKDVASEEPPMEPERKDSEDGALPFQALNIGTGLPQEQEKLPLLNTNLGAKCFAVRSLGWVEMTEEELAPGRSSVAVNNCIRQLSYHKHNLHDPAQGGWGEGKDMLLQLEDETLKLVEPHGQTVLHSQPIISIRVWGVGRDSGRERDFAYVARDKLTQMLKCHVFRCEAPAKNIATSLHEICSKIMAERRSARCLVNGLSLDHSKLVDVPFQVEFPAPKNELVQKFQVYYLGNVPVAKPVGVDVINGALESVLATSSREQWTPSHVSVAPATLTILHQQTEAVLGECRVRFLSFLAVGRDVHTFAFIMAAGPSTFCCHMFWCEPNAASLSEAVQAACMLRYQKCLDARPQASSSCLPAPPADSVARRVGCTVRKGVQSLLGTLKPKRLGTHTP, encoded by the exons ATGTCTGCATCGTTGAGCCCACAACCTGATGTGGTAAATGACAACAGCCGTGTGGGTCCAGTGCTGAGCCTGGCACTGCCCCTGCAGGCTGCCCATAACCAGCTGTTGAACGCCAAGCTACAGAGTGTGGCAGCAGCACCCAAGGGCCTTCGAAGCGCCATGGGAGAAGGTGGTGGGGCTGAATCAGGCCCAGCCAATGCCAAGTGGGTGAAAGAGGGTCAGAACCAGCTACGACGGGCAGCCACAGCTCACCAAGACCAGAACCGAAACATGACCCTGGGTGGAGAACCGGCCCCTACTGTGGCTTCTAGCGCCAAAGGCTTGCTGCATCTCTACTCAGAATTAGAGATCTCTGCCCGAAATGCTGCCAACTGTGGGCACTTGGGTTCTGGTCTCCTCATTGATCTTGGCCCACCTGAGCCTCAGGCCCTGCCCTGTAgccaagaggaagaggaaggagaagagaaggcagctggagaagaggaagatgaagaagaagaggaggaggaagaggaagaagaagaggactTGTCCTCTCCCCCTGGACCTTGTGAGCCTCTGGAGGGCAGTGAGGGTAACCCTGCTCAGCGGACCCAACCAGATGGTCCTCGAGATCACAGCAAGAGTGCTAGTCTCCTGTTTGGCATGAGGAACAGTGCGGCCAGTGATGAAGATTCAAGCTGGGCCACCCTATCACAAGGCAGCCCTTCCTATGGCTCCCCGGAGGAAACAG ACTCCTTCTGGAACCGGAATTCATTCGAGACGGATTCAGACCTGCCTTCCGGATGGATGAGGGTCCAGGATACCTCAGGAACCTATTATTGGCACATCCCTACTGGAACCACCCAATGGGAGCCTCCTGGCCGGGCCCCACCTTCACAAGGGAGCAGCCCCACTGAAGAGTCTCAG CTCACCTGGACTGGCTTCGGTCATGGGGAGACCTTTGAGGATGGCGAGTTCTGGAAG GATGTGGCCAGTGAAGAACCCCCCATGGAGCCAGAAAGGAAGGACTCTGAAGATGGAGCCCTGCCCTTCCAAGCTCTGAACATTGg CACTGGCTTGCCCCAAGAGCAAGAGAAGTTACCCCTTCTGAACACCAATCTGGGGGCCAAG TGCTTTGCGGTGCGCTCTCTGGGCTGGGTGGAGATGACCGAAGAGGAGCTGGCCCCTGGACGAAGCAGTGTAGCTGTCAACAATTGCATCCGCCAGCTCTCCTACCACAAACACAACCTGCATGACCCAGCCCAGGGAGGCTGGGGGGAG GGAAAGGACATGCTGCTGCAGCTGGAGGATGAAACACTGAAGCTGGTGGAGCCCCACGGACAGACAGTGTTGCATTCACAGCCCATCATCAGCATCCGTGTGTGGGGCGTCGGGCGGGACAGCGGAAG AGAGAG GGACTTTGCCTACGTGGCCCGGGACAAGCTGACCCAGATGCTCAAGTGTCACGTGTTTCGCTGTGAAGCACCCGCCAAGAACATAGCCACCAGTCTGCATGAGATCTGCTCGAAG ATCATGGCTGAACGTCGAAGTGCTCGCTGCCTAGTGAATGGCCTGTCTTTGGATCACTCCAAACTGGTGGACGTTCCCTTTCAAG tGGAATTCCCAGCCCCGAAGAACGAGCTGGTACAGAAGTTCCAAGTCTATTACCTAGGGAATGTGCCTGTTGCTAAGCCAGTGG GTGTGGATGTGATCAATGGGGCATTGGAATCAGTTCTGGCCACCAGTAGCAGGGAGCAGTGGACCCCTAGTCACGTCAGTGTGGCTCCTGCTACCCTTACCATCTTGCACCAGCAG ACTGAGGCAGTTCTGGGAGAATGCAGGGTACGGTTCCTGTCTTTCCTGGCGGTGGGCAGAGATGTCCACACTTTCGCTTTCATCATGGCTGCTGGCCCTTCCACTTTCTGCTGCCACATGTTCTGGTGTGAGCCCAATGCAGCCAGCCTCTCTGAAGCTGTACAGGCTGCCTGCATG CTTCGGTACCAGAAGTGCCTGGATGCTCGTCCCCAGGCCTCCAGCTCTTGTCTCCCAGCACCCCCTGCGGACTCGGTTGCTCGTCGCGTGGGCTGCACTGTCCGAAAGGGGGTCCAGTCTCTTCTGGGCACACTCAAACCTAAAAGGCTAGGAACCCATACACCCTGA